The Oreochromis niloticus isolate F11D_XX linkage group LG13, O_niloticus_UMD_NMBU, whole genome shotgun sequence genome has a window encoding:
- the klhl31 gene encoding kelch-like protein 31 encodes MAPKKNKATKKSKGDINDMALMVENSPINKINGLNTLLEGGNGFSCISTEVTDSVYAPNLLEGLSSMRNESFLCDLTVATKSKSFDVHKVVMASCSEYIRNILKKDSTLQKIDLNDLSPVGLATAITYAYSGKLTLSLYSIGSTIAAAMLLQIGTLVKMCSDFLMQELSVENCMYVANIADAYDLKETKEATQKFMRENFIEFSEMEQFLKLTYEQISEFLSDDSLQLPSEVTAFQIAMKWLDFDEKRLKYAADLLTHIRFGTITPQDLVNHVQGVPRMMQDPECHRLLVDAMNYHLLPYQQNILQSRRTKVRGGLKVILTVGGRPALTEKSLSKDVLYRDSDNVWNKLTEMPAKSFNQCVAVLDGFLYVAGGEDQNDARNQAKHAVSNFCRYDPRFNAWIHLSNMIQRRTHFSLNTFNGLLFAIGGRNADGVQASVECYVPSSNQWQMKAPMEVPRCCHASSVIDGKILVSGGYINNAYSRSVCSYDPSTDTWQDKSSLSTPRGWHCAATVGDRAYVIGGSQLGGRGERVDVLAVESYNPHSGQWSYCAALHTGVSTAGLSILNNKIYLLGGWNEGEKKYKKCIQVYNPDLNEWTEDDELPEATVGISCCVVTIPTRKTRESRASSVSSAPVSI; translated from the exons ATGGCACCCAAAAAGAACAAGGCAACCAAAAAGAGCAAGGGAGACATAAATGATATGGCCCTGATGGTTGAGAACAGCCCCATCAACAAGATTAACGGGCTGAACACTCTGCTTGAAGGCGGAAATGGCTTTAGCTGCATTTCGACTGAAGTCACTGATTCGGTGTATGCCCCGAACCTCCTTGAAGGTCTGAGCAGCATGAGAAACGAAAGCTTCCTCTGTGATCTAACAGTCGCCACCAAATCAAAGTCATTTGATGTGCACAAGGTTGTCATGGCCTCTTGCAGTGAGTACATTAGAAACATCTTGAAGAAGGACTCGACCCTCCAGAAGATAGACCTGAACGACCTCTCACCGGTTGGCCTCGCTACTGCAATTACGTACGCATACTCAGGAAAGCTCACTCTGTCGCTCTACAGCATTGGCAGCACTATTGCTGCAGCCATGCTGCTGCAGATTGGCACCTTAGTGAAGATGTGCAGTGACTTCCTCATGCAGGAGCTCAGTGTGGAGAATTGCATGTACGTAGCCAATATCGCCGATGCCTACGAcctcaaagaaaccaaagaagcgaCTCAGAAGTTCATGAGAGAGAACTTCATTGAGTTTTCTGAGATGGAGCAGTTCCTGAAGCTAACCTATGAGCAGATCAGCGAATTTCTGTCAGATGATTCCCTGCAGCTACCTTCTGAAGTTACAGCCTTCCAGATTGCCATGAAATGGCTGGACTTTGATGAGAAGAGGTTAAAGTATGCGGCAGATCTGCTAACTCACATCAGGTTTGGCACTATCACTCCCCAAGACCTGGTGAATCATGTCCAAGGTGTGCCAAGAATGATGCAGGACCCCGAGTGCCACCGCCTCCTCGTCGATGCTATGAATTACCATCTGCTTCCGTACCAACAGAACATCCTCCAGTCACGCAGAACAAAAGTACGTGGTGGTCTCAAGGTGATTCTCACAGTTGGCGGACGCCCTGCCTTGACAGAGAAATCTCTCAGCAAAGACGTTCTCTACAGAGATTCAGATAACGTGTGGAATAAGCTGACGGAGATGCCAGCAAAGAGCTTCAATCAGTGTGTTGCAGTCCTGGACGGATTCCTGTATGTTGCGGGGGGTGAGGACCAGAATGATGCAAGAAACCAGGCAAAACATGCCGTGAGCAACTTCTGCAG GTATGACCCCCGGTTCAATGCTTGGATTCACTTGAGCAACATGATCCAGAGGCGCACCCACTTCAGCCTCAACACATTCAACGGCCTCTTGTTTGCCATCGGCGGGCGAAATGCTGATGGCGTGCAGGCCTCTGTGGAGTGCTATGTGCCTTCCTCCAACCAGTGGCAGATGAAAGCACCCATGGAGGTCCCCCGCTGTTGCCACGCCAGCTCCGTGATCGATGGAAAAATACTCGTATCTGGAGGTTACATCAATAACGCCTACTCCAGGTCTGTGTGCTCTTACGACCCCTCCACCGACACCTGGCAGGATAAGAGCAGTCTGAGCACGCCTCGAGGCTGGCACTGCGCCGCCACTGTGGGAGACCGCGCCTATGTCATCGGCGGAAGCCAACTAGGAGGCCGCGGGGAGAGGGTGGACGTCCTTGCTGTCGAATCTTACAACCCTCATAGCGGGCAGTGGAGCTACTGCGCGGCTCTTCACACGGGGGTGAGCACAGCAGGGCTTTCCATTTTGAATAACAAGATCTATCTCCTCGGTGGTTGGAACGAGGGCGAGAAGAAGTACAAGAAATGCATTCAGGTTTACAACCCTGACCTCAATGAATGGACTGAGGATGATGAGCTGCCAGAAGCCACAGTCGGAATTTCATGCTGTGTCGTCACCATACCGACACGGAAAACACGAGAGTCCAGAGCCAGTTCGGTTTCATCTGCACCTGTCAGTATATAA
- the eloal gene encoding elongin A, like isoform X2 encodes MASSSDVVKKIMRLKLQLSDKAEPATVLKILQKLKDLDITLDVLAETGIGKTVNSLRRHEQAGELAKSLVKGWKKLLSKESISRGEDRLSEKVPSVKDKLDDQSSPNNGSLEMEDANSNDLTSHHSKNCDSSDDANFKLGKRKMDSPKGQCEGRKRKTDCEKSQENQYVSRHDMLTQKDKMDKKKKIDRSDRKPRDCDSLLGNKNLKESQQKSRSDSREKCKDSESGRFGSDRELNTKSEVSKEPRGGKEDDRMSGMLRSSDAQKRKRKHTTSVESEREHSKHKKAKTNETNSDPEEPSMSFESYLNYDVTLYKRKERSGVRKLPKKPKMVPSEQQIKAPVMKNMELAPKQFLEPVMHLMNIPLPAALPVCDKPSSFDYYERKVEKEPDFSDVSEESPVFTGQRLNRKMQVYSGAKTVFLPAMLSLYQQCIRTLQNNINLLYETGGVPFEILEPVLEKCTPEQLLRIEECNPIYVGVTDHLWGKHCQRDFKDSKLQEYESWKEMYIRLSEERERKLKRLTKTIVSAQSQKPKGRQVKMAFIHTVAKPPRDVRIQQEIHGTAVQQPHQPRSSLKVQDNRSKQTYEPSRPSSTSSGGSGTTQDARKKTRVAPMMAKSLKAFKKQLGRR; translated from the exons ATGGCCAGCAGCTCTGATGTGGTGAAGAAAATCATGAGGCTCAAACTTCAGCTCTCAGACAAAGCAGAGCCTGCTACG GTTCTAAAAATCTTGCAGAAACTGAAGGATCTGGATATCACTTTAGATGTTCTTGCC GAGACTGGAATTGGCAAAACTGTAAACTCCTTACGCAGACATGAACAGGCTGGAGAATTAGCAAAGTCTCTAGTAAAAGGTTGGAAAAAGCTGCTCTCCAAGGAATCCATAAG CCGTGGAGAAGATAGGCTCTCAGAGAAAGTCCCTTCTGTGAAAGACAAACTAGATGATCAAAGCAGTCCAAATAATGGAAGTTTGGAAATGGAAGATGCGAACAGTAATGATCTGACATCTCATCACAGTAAGAATTGTGATTCTTCAGATGACGCCAATTTTAAACTGGGGAAAAGGAAAATGGATTCACCGAAAGGACAATGTGAGGGacggaaaagaaaaacagactgtGAGAAAAGTCAAGAAAACCAGTACGTCTCTCGGCATGACATGTTGACACAGAAGGACAAAAtggacaagaagaagaaaattgaTCGGAGCGACCGAAAACCTAGAGACTGCGATAGTCTGCTCGGAAACAAAAACTTGAAGGAAAGCCAACAAAAATCCAGATCTGATTCCAGAGAGAAATGTAAAGACTCTGAGAGTGGGAGATTCGGGTCAGACAGGGAGTTGAACACAAAATCAGAGGTTTCGAAAGAGCCGAGGGGAGGCAAGGAGGATGACAGAATGTCAGGAATGTTGAGAAGCTCGGACGcccaaaagagaaaaagaaagcataCCACATCAGTGGAGTCTGAAAGGGAACATTCAAAACACAAGAAGGCGAAAACAAATGAGACTAATAGTGATCCAGAGGAGCCCTCTATGTCTTTTGAGTCCTACTTGAACTATGATGTGACTCTTTACAAGAGAAAGGAGCGATCTGGAGTGAGGAAGCTGCCCAAAAAACCCAAGATGGTCCCCAGTGAGCAACAAATAAAAGCTCCTGTAATGAAAAATATGGAGTTGGCCCCGAAACAG TTTCTGGAGCCTGTAATGCACCTGATGAACATTCCTTTACCTGCTGCTTTACCTGTATGTGACAAGCCCTCCAGCTTCGACTACTATGAAAGGAAAG TCGAGAAGGAGCCCGATTTCTCGGACGTCTCTGAGGAGTCGCCAGTCTTCACCGGCCAGCGTCTTAACAGGAAGATGCAGGTGTACTCTGGTGCCAAGACCGTCTTTCTCCCAGCCATGCTGAGCTTGTACCAGCAGTGTATCCGCACCCTCCAGAACAACATTAACT TGCTTTATGAAACCGGCGGGGTCCCGTTTGAAATCCTCGAACCTGTGTTGGAGAAGTGTACCCCAGAGCAGCTGCTACGCATCGAAGAATGTAACCCA ATCTATGTCGGCGTGACAGACCATTTATGGGGCAAACATTGTCAGAGAGACTTCAAAGACTCTAAACTTCAAGAGTATGAATCATGGAAAGAGATGTACATCCGGCTttctgaagagagagaaaggaaactGAAAAGACTGACAAAAACTATTGTCTCAGCACAATCTCAGAAACCCAAAG GTCGGCAGGTGAAGATGGCATTTATTCACACTGTTGCCAAGCCACCGAGAGATGTGCGAATTCAGCAGGAAATTCATGGAACTGCTGTTCAGCAGCCTCATCAGCCCAGGAGCAG TCTCAAGGTTCAGGACAATCGATCGAAGCAGACTTATGAGCCCAGCAGGCCCAGCAGCACCAGTTCAGGGGGAAGCGGTACAACACAGGACGCTCGCAAAAAAACAA GAGTGGCTCCAATGATGGCGAAGTCCTTGAAGGCATTTAAGAAACAGCTCGGACGTAGATAA
- the eloal gene encoding elongin A, like isoform X1, protein MASSSDVVKKIMRLKLQLSDKAEPATVLKILQKLKDLDITLDVLAETGIGKTVNSLRRHEQAGELAKSLVKGWKKLLSKESISRGEDRLSEKVPSVKDKLDDQSSPNNGSLEMEDANSNDLTSHHSKNCDSSDDANFKLGKRKMDSPKGQCEGRKRKTDCEKSQENQYVSRHDMLTQKDKMDKKKKIDRSDRKPRDCDSLLGNKNLKESQQKSRSDSREKCKDSESGRFGSDRELNTKSEVSKEPRGGKEDDRMSGMLRSSDAQKRKRKHTTSVESEREHSKHKKAKTNETNSDPEEPSMSFESYLNYDVTLYKRKERSGVRKLPKKPKMVPSEQQIKAPVMKNMELAPKQKFLEPVMHLMNIPLPAALPVCDKPSSFDYYERKVEKEPDFSDVSEESPVFTGQRLNRKMQVYSGAKTVFLPAMLSLYQQCIRTLQNNINLLYETGGVPFEILEPVLEKCTPEQLLRIEECNPIYVGVTDHLWGKHCQRDFKDSKLQEYESWKEMYIRLSEERERKLKRLTKTIVSAQSQKPKGRQVKMAFIHTVAKPPRDVRIQQEIHGTAVQQPHQPRSSLKVQDNRSKQTYEPSRPSSTSSGGSGTTQDARKKTRVAPMMAKSLKAFKKQLGRR, encoded by the exons ATGGCCAGCAGCTCTGATGTGGTGAAGAAAATCATGAGGCTCAAACTTCAGCTCTCAGACAAAGCAGAGCCTGCTACG GTTCTAAAAATCTTGCAGAAACTGAAGGATCTGGATATCACTTTAGATGTTCTTGCC GAGACTGGAATTGGCAAAACTGTAAACTCCTTACGCAGACATGAACAGGCTGGAGAATTAGCAAAGTCTCTAGTAAAAGGTTGGAAAAAGCTGCTCTCCAAGGAATCCATAAG CCGTGGAGAAGATAGGCTCTCAGAGAAAGTCCCTTCTGTGAAAGACAAACTAGATGATCAAAGCAGTCCAAATAATGGAAGTTTGGAAATGGAAGATGCGAACAGTAATGATCTGACATCTCATCACAGTAAGAATTGTGATTCTTCAGATGACGCCAATTTTAAACTGGGGAAAAGGAAAATGGATTCACCGAAAGGACAATGTGAGGGacggaaaagaaaaacagactgtGAGAAAAGTCAAGAAAACCAGTACGTCTCTCGGCATGACATGTTGACACAGAAGGACAAAAtggacaagaagaagaaaattgaTCGGAGCGACCGAAAACCTAGAGACTGCGATAGTCTGCTCGGAAACAAAAACTTGAAGGAAAGCCAACAAAAATCCAGATCTGATTCCAGAGAGAAATGTAAAGACTCTGAGAGTGGGAGATTCGGGTCAGACAGGGAGTTGAACACAAAATCAGAGGTTTCGAAAGAGCCGAGGGGAGGCAAGGAGGATGACAGAATGTCAGGAATGTTGAGAAGCTCGGACGcccaaaagagaaaaagaaagcataCCACATCAGTGGAGTCTGAAAGGGAACATTCAAAACACAAGAAGGCGAAAACAAATGAGACTAATAGTGATCCAGAGGAGCCCTCTATGTCTTTTGAGTCCTACTTGAACTATGATGTGACTCTTTACAAGAGAAAGGAGCGATCTGGAGTGAGGAAGCTGCCCAAAAAACCCAAGATGGTCCCCAGTGAGCAACAAATAAAAGCTCCTGTAATGAAAAATATGGAGTTGGCCCCGAAACAG AAGTTTCTGGAGCCTGTAATGCACCTGATGAACATTCCTTTACCTGCTGCTTTACCTGTATGTGACAAGCCCTCCAGCTTCGACTACTATGAAAGGAAAG TCGAGAAGGAGCCCGATTTCTCGGACGTCTCTGAGGAGTCGCCAGTCTTCACCGGCCAGCGTCTTAACAGGAAGATGCAGGTGTACTCTGGTGCCAAGACCGTCTTTCTCCCAGCCATGCTGAGCTTGTACCAGCAGTGTATCCGCACCCTCCAGAACAACATTAACT TGCTTTATGAAACCGGCGGGGTCCCGTTTGAAATCCTCGAACCTGTGTTGGAGAAGTGTACCCCAGAGCAGCTGCTACGCATCGAAGAATGTAACCCA ATCTATGTCGGCGTGACAGACCATTTATGGGGCAAACATTGTCAGAGAGACTTCAAAGACTCTAAACTTCAAGAGTATGAATCATGGAAAGAGATGTACATCCGGCTttctgaagagagagaaaggaaactGAAAAGACTGACAAAAACTATTGTCTCAGCACAATCTCAGAAACCCAAAG GTCGGCAGGTGAAGATGGCATTTATTCACACTGTTGCCAAGCCACCGAGAGATGTGCGAATTCAGCAGGAAATTCATGGAACTGCTGTTCAGCAGCCTCATCAGCCCAGGAGCAG TCTCAAGGTTCAGGACAATCGATCGAAGCAGACTTATGAGCCCAGCAGGCCCAGCAGCACCAGTTCAGGGGGAAGCGGTACAACACAGGACGCTCGCAAAAAAACAA GAGTGGCTCCAATGATGGCGAAGTCCTTGAAGGCATTTAAGAAACAGCTCGGACGTAGATAA